A single Vigna radiata var. radiata cultivar VC1973A chromosome 8, Vradiata_ver6, whole genome shotgun sequence DNA region contains:
- the LOC106769851 gene encoding 40S ribosomal protein S5, which produces MADVVTEAGVVADPTQLDVKLFNRWSFEDIQVNDISLADYIGVVSSKHATYVPHTSGRYSVKRFRKAQCPIVERLTNSLMMHGRNNGKKLLAVRIIKHAMEIIHLLTDQNPIQVIVDAVINSGPREDATRIGSAGVVRRQAVDISPLRRVNQAIYLLTTGAREAAFRNIKTIAECLADELINAAKGSSNSYAIKKKDEIERVAKANR; this is translated from the exons ATGGCGGACGTCGTCACCGAAGCTGGCGTCGTTGCAGATCCCACCCAACTAGATGTCAAACTGTTCAACCGCTGGAGCTTCGAAGACATTCAG GTTAACGATATTTCGCTGGCTGATTATATCGGAGTGGTGTCGTCGAAGCATGCTACGTATGTTCCTCACACATCCGGTAGGTACTCGGTGAAGCGGTTTAGGAAAGCGCAGTGCCCCATTGTGGAGAGGCTTACCAACTCTCTTATGATGCATGGAAGAAACAACGGAAAGAAGCTCTTGGCTGTTCGGATTATTAAGCATGCCATGGAAATCATTCACTTGCTCACTGACCAGAATCCAATTCAGGTCATTGTTGATGCCGTCATCAATAG TGGTCCCCGTGAAGATGCCACAAGAATTGGATCTGCTGGAGTGGTGAGGAGACAAGCCGTGGATATCTCACCCCTTCGACGTGTTAATCAGGCCATCTATCTTCTAACAACAGGTGCACGGGAAGCTGCTTTTAGAAACATCAAGACAATTGCTGAATGTTTGGCTGATGAACTTATTAATGCCGCAAAAGGTTCATCTAACAG TTATGCCATcaagaaaaaagatgaaattgaaagaGTTGCCAAGGCTAATCGTTAA